One Plasmodium vivax chromosome 13, whole genome shotgun sequence genomic region harbors:
- a CDS encoding WD domain, G-beta repeat domain containing protein (encoded by transcript PVX_084500A), producing the protein MTVEFVVNLENHKRRIWSICWSPDGNFLASVGADKYITIWVKTNKDKIKKTNKSSKIWKKFKMFEEGTHKAGSIEFDVYDIIETNHEKSLRHIEFSRDGSFFVVASFDSKCSIYKKNNNDKWVFYKSLEGHEKEVKCASIHPTNKYIVTCGRDKSIWIHAKTEEVSRKEDDQGVIASNGGEAHPNGIHNEEQTKEDSQNGAKTEAQCGNPGETHPNAEPQNVNNDIDADADVDVDFDFSFDAYLTAHSEDIKFVAWCPLSENTFISLSYDNSLKIWSKQISEWNCIQTLNEHTSVVWCVAFNFDGSEFATCSDDKSIRIWKSEKKIWYNKHKYPFLYQHIVKDARKSSNESSLCSLINKSNGTLGGSAATAVKQALANDSRGYSNHNSKDSANGKGSNDRNFLQKTTKLFRKIREPMTQGGGDKTSDAPSNMPILDYSKDDKEVQAALKAVVQNNFVPLYFDHGLFKFVYKYADVEGAFAQGKGSTEKREEQGGHTEKESPNGAHPIEKNEPRNDECISKVSKDGGDQPNTHSAEVEHKNDANDVSQLSNGEKTNKQSGCTTTQDEQQTSNPVSENNVSSMSAIPNLSDKEKDLKNVLFDDWKIKHVIEGYHKRSISYLDWNAYEDLIAASSFDNSLKIFQKNLDTWNLIENIENAHLSDVNCVVWCPQKYQDYFLLATAGDDCVINIWKYTKG; encoded by the coding sequence ATGACGGTCGAGTTTGTGGTAAACCTGGAAAATCACAAGAGAAGAATTTGGAGCATCTGCTGGAGCCCTGATGGGAATTTCCTCGCGTCGGTTGGAGCGGACAAGTACATAACCATATGGGTTAAGACAAATaaagacaaaataaaaaagacaaataaaAGCAgtaaaatttggaaaaaatttaaaatgtttgaaGAAGGGACACACAAAGCAGGCAGCATCGAATTTGATGTATATGACATTATAGAAACGAATCACGAAAAGTCGCTCCGGCACATAGAATTCTCCCGAGACGGAAGCTTTTTCGTTGTTGCATCATTCGATTCGAAGTGCtccatatataaaaaaaataataatgacaAATGGGTTTTTTACAAATCTTTGGAGGGGCACGAAAAGGAGGTGAAGTGTGCCTCCATTCACCCCACCAACAAGTACATAGTAACTTGCGGAAGGGACAAAAGCATATGGATACACGCCAAGACGGAGGAGGTCAGTCGGAAGGAGGATGACCAAGGTGTAATTGCttcaaacgggggggaagcccacCCGAATGGGATTCACAATGAGGAGCAGACAAAAGAGgattcacaaaatggagcgaAAACGGAGGCACAGTGTGGCAACCCAGGGGAAACTCACCCCAACGCAGAGCcccaaaatgttaataacGACATCGACGCTGACGCCGACGTGGACGTCGATTTCGACTTCAGCTTTGACGCGTACCTAACGGCGCACTCCGAAGATATAAAGTTCGTCGCCTGGTGCCCTCTCAGCGAAAATACATTCATCTCACTTTCGTATGACAactctttaaaaatttggagcAAACAGATAAGCGAGTGGAATTGCATACAGACCTTAAATGAACACACATCTGTCGTGTGGTGTGTTGCCTTCAATTTTGACGGCTCTGAATTCGCTACCTGCTCAGATGACAAATCTATAAGGATTtggaaaagtgaaaaaaaaatttggtacAATAAACACAAGTACCCCTTTCTCTACCAGCATATAGTAAAAGACGCAAGGAAATCATCAAATGAAAGCTCCTTGTGCTCGCTTATAAATAAGTCGAATGGCACATTAGGGGGTAGTGCCGCCACTGCGGTGAAACAGGCACTCGCGAATGATAGCCGCGGGTATAGTAACCATAACAGTAAGGACAGTGCAAATGGGAAAGGGTCCAACGATCGaaattttctccaaaaaacAACAAAGCTGTTTCGAAAGATAAGAGAACCGATGacccaaggggggggtgaCAAAACATCCGATGCTCCATCTAATATGCCTATATTGGATTATTCAAAGGATGACAAAGAGGTGCAGGCGGCCTTGAAGGCAGTCGTGCAGAATAACTTCGTCCCACTCTATTTCGACCATggccttttcaaatttgtttacAAGTACGCAGATGTGGAGGGGGCATTCGCACAGGGGAAAGGTTCCACTGAGAAGAGGGAGGAACAAGGAGGTCACACGGAAAAGGAATCCCCTAACGGGGCACACCCCATCGAGAAAAACGAACCGAGGAACGACGAGTGCATCTCCAAGGTGTCCAAAGATGGCGGCGATCAACCGAACACACACAGCGCAGAAGTGGAGCACAAAAACGACGCGAACGACGTGTCACAATTGAGcaacggggaaaaaactaACAAACAGAGTGGATGCACCACCACGCAAGACGAACAGCAAACGAGCAACCCAGTTTCAGAGAACAACGTCTCCTCGATGAGCGCAATTCCAAATCTCAGTGACAAAgaaaaagatttaaaaaacgtATTGTTTGATGATTGGAAAATTAAGCACGTGATAGAAGGATACCACAAGAGGAGCATTAGCTACCTGGACTGGAATGCGTACGAGGATTTAATTGCAGCCTCTTCCTTTGACAACtctttgaaaatatttcagAAGAATTTGGACACGTGGAATTTGATAGAGAATATTGAAAACGCTCATTTGAGTGACGTCAATTGTGTTGTGTGGTGCCCGCAGAAGTACCAGGACTACTTTTTGCTGGCCACCGCCGGCGACGACTGCGTCATTAACATATGGAAGTACACCAAGGGGTGA